A window of the Microplitis mediator isolate UGA2020A chromosome 5, iyMicMedi2.1, whole genome shotgun sequence genome harbors these coding sequences:
- the LOC130668586 gene encoding splicing factor U2af 38 kDa subunit-like, whose amino-acid sequence MAEYLASIFGTEKDKVNCSFYFKIGACRHGDRCSRIHNKPTFSQTCLLQNLYVNPQNSAKSADGSHLVANVSDEEMQEHYDNFFEDVFVECEDKYGEIEEMNVCDNLGDHLVGNVYIKFRREEDAEKAVSNLNNRWFGGRPVYAELSPVTDFREACCRQYEMGECTRSGFCNFMHLKPISRELRRYLYSRRKGGKGRSRSRSKSRGRDRKRRSRSRERRSRSKERRKGGRDDKGRDGRSGRY is encoded by the exons ATGGCTGAGTATCTCGCGTCAATTTTCGGTACCGAAAAAGATAA aGTTAACTGCTCGTTTTACTTCAAAATTGGAGCCTGTCGTCACGGCGATAGGTGCTCAAGAATTCATAATAAACCAACATTCAGTcag acaTGTTTGCTGCAAAATCTTTACGTTAATCCACAAAATTCTGCAAAAAGTGCAGATGGCTCACATC tggTTGCCAATGTAAGTGATGAAGAAATGCAAGAgcattatgataatttttttgaggatGTATTTGTTGAATGCGAGGATAAGTATGGAGAAATTGAAGAGATGAACGTGTGCGATAATTTGGGTGATCATTTAGTTGGTAAtgtttatatcaaatttcGTCGTGAAGAGGATGCCGAAAAGGCTGTTAGCAATTTAAATAACCGCTGGTTTGGAGGCAGGCCTGTTTACGCTGAGTTGTCACCAGTTACCGATTTTCGGGAGGCATGTTGCCGTCAATATGAAATGGG TGAATGTACTAGATCAGGATTTTGCAACTTTATGCACCTGAAACCCATTTCTCGAGAACTGAGACGATACTTATATAGTCGTAGGAAGGGCGGCAAAGGACGGTCGCGATCGCGCTCAAAATCGCGAGGTCGGGACCGGAAACGTAGGTCACGATCGCGAGAGCGACGATCACGATCAAAAGAGAGGCGCAAGGGGGGTAGAGATGATAAAGGGAGAGACGGACGTTCTGGAAGGTATTGA